Proteins encoded together in one Syntrophus gentianae window:
- a CDS encoding type II toxin-antitoxin system HicB family antitoxin yields the protein MQKQLTAIIEREGNGYVSFCPELDIASQGDTIEEARENLREALELFFETASKEEIQTRLHDEVYVTRLEISVG from the coding sequence ATGCAAAAACAGCTTACGGCGATTATTGAACGGGAAGGGAACGGTTATGTGTCGTTCTGCCCTGAACTCGATATTGCCAGTCAGGGAGACACGATCGAAGAAGCTCGTGAAAATCTGAGAGAAGCGCTTGAGTTGTTTTTTGAGACTGCCTCCAAGGAGGAGATTCAAACGCGCTTACACGATGAGGTGTACGTCACCAGACTGGAGATCTCCGTTGGGTAA
- a CDS encoding P-loop ATPase, Sll1717 family: protein MHFVILIDDLDLGWDNSHAANNLLLGLLAATNHLSGKSHNIYTCVFLREDVHSILVAQTQHSDKYRNIERIRWEKDDLINILNLRINYNRKKNGLSPEKLPFATVFPETLGTSNTDNWLIDRTLGRPRELIQLVRYYTESVEGDVPEADVLKSSEADYSSWKLDDLCAEYSNQYPDLISVFSYWKTRFFRHKYHLPRREIEDMLLQIASDVAINQSWFNKIVEETNVNQFLKILYDIGFLGDFSLGGEGGSKTFYSYIERHEPRFEEVQIHPCFRRAVNTVERIRTRKTEDQSYAGL from the coding sequence ATTCATTTTGTTATCCTTATAGATGATCTCGATTTGGGTTGGGACAACTCCCATGCGGCAAATAACCTGCTGCTCGGTCTCCTTGCCGCCACTAACCACCTTTCTGGGAAGTCACATAATATTTATACATGTGTGTTTCTTAGAGAGGATGTCCATTCCATTCTCGTTGCCCAAACCCAGCATTCCGATAAGTACAGGAATATCGAGCGTATCCGTTGGGAAAAAGACGACCTGATAAACATTCTGAATCTCCGTATAAACTACAACAGAAAAAAGAACGGTCTTTCTCCCGAAAAATTGCCTTTTGCAACGGTCTTTCCAGAAACGCTGGGTACAAGCAATACAGACAACTGGCTCATTGATCGGACATTAGGAAGACCTAGAGAGTTGATTCAGCTGGTCCGATATTACACTGAATCGGTCGAAGGGGATGTCCCAGAGGCTGATGTCTTGAAAAGTTCAGAAGCGGATTACTCATCTTGGAAATTGGATGACCTTTGCGCTGAGTATTCCAATCAATATCCTGATCTCATTTCGGTCTTTTCATATTGGAAAACGCGGTTCTTTAGACACAAGTATCATTTGCCGCGGAGGGAGATAGAAGATATGCTTCTTCAGATAGCTTCAGACGTGGCTATCAATCAATCATGGTTCAATAAGATCGTCGAAGAAACAAATGTAAATCAGTTTTTGAAAATTCTCTATGACATTGGTTTTTTAGGTGATTTTTCTCTTGGTGGAGAGGGTGGAAGCAAAACTTTTTACTCTTACATCGAACGGCATGAACCTCGATTTGAAGAAGTACAGATACATCCTTGTTTTAGGAGAGCCGTTAATACCGTCGAACGTATACGAACACGGAAGACAGAAGATCAGTCATATGCCGGTCTTTAA
- a CDS encoding PaaI family thioesterase produces the protein MKYNWEIEFSIEEVNEQHVVSRMPVSSRMLNPFGTVHAGAIIWFADVTATVLALGTEEIPIDGKGFPLAINLNSSLLGNQRSGELKAEATFVHKGKQVMVVRTKVTGDNEKLLAEITTTHIPAR, from the coding sequence ATGAAATACAATTGGGAAATTGAGTTTTCTATTGAGGAAGTCAATGAGCAGCATGTCGTCAGCAGAATGCCCGTCTCGTCGAGAATGCTCAACCCCTTCGGGACCGTCCATGCCGGAGCAATCATCTGGTTTGCCGATGTCACAGCGACCGTTCTGGCCCTGGGTACAGAGGAGATCCCTATCGATGGGAAAGGATTTCCCTTGGCAATCAATCTAAATTCAAGTTTACTGGGAAATCAACGGAGCGGTGAATTAAAAGCCGAGGCCACCTTTGTCCACAAAGGGAAACAGGTCATGGTTGTGAGAACGAAAGTCACAGGAGATAATGAAAAACTGCTGGCGGAAATAACCACCACCCATATTCCGGCAAGATAG
- a CDS encoding pyridoxal phosphate-dependent decarboxylase family protein, protein MNELLFDPETHRKAGRLLGELLANYERDLSKPPGFGQIDRDAMRVIMTEPLPEEGRSLEELFQEFRDVVMPNSTHVAHRRFLPYVMPSPNGISAFADALSSTLNQNCNLWTLSPAANAIEQRVISWFHELFSFPEESGGIITSGGSMANLTALAIARDTYLGKAARTEGLQGRTSPLRLYVSDQVHNCIDKAAVILGIGLNHVRHIPCDAQFRMRMDLLKEAVLQDRREGFSPFCVVGSAGTITTGAIDPLEELADFCGEEGLWLHIDGAYGALTILSERRRAPLLPAGRAHSLSLDPHKFLFAPLEAGCVLVRRAKDMRTTFSFVPTYLSMFSDPDFLNYAEYGPQLSRSFKALKVWWSLRAFGRRAYAKAIDDLCDLALYMAQRIQAEPELELLAPVTLNAVCVRCRNLSDVQNERVLARLLSEGVAFLGRAEVRGKFSLRACFMNLRTTRDDVDRILEEMIRIGQEERTA, encoded by the coding sequence ATGAATGAGCTTCTTTTCGATCCTGAAACACACCGGAAGGCAGGCCGCCTCCTGGGGGAGCTTCTGGCGAACTATGAGCGGGATCTCTCGAAACCACCGGGGTTTGGACAGATTGATCGAGACGCCATGCGGGTAATCATGACGGAGCCCCTTCCTGAAGAGGGAAGATCCCTTGAGGAACTCTTTCAGGAATTCCGCGATGTGGTCATGCCGAATTCGACGCACGTGGCACATCGGCGGTTTCTTCCTTACGTGATGCCCTCTCCCAATGGGATCTCCGCCTTTGCCGATGCCCTGTCAAGCACCCTCAATCAGAACTGCAACCTCTGGACGCTCTCCCCTGCGGCCAATGCCATTGAACAGCGGGTCATTTCCTGGTTTCATGAATTATTCTCCTTTCCCGAAGAGAGCGGAGGCATCATCACCAGTGGCGGATCCATGGCGAACCTCACCGCTCTGGCCATTGCCCGTGATACGTACCTTGGGAAGGCGGCGAGGACGGAAGGGTTGCAGGGGAGGACATCGCCACTGAGGCTCTATGTCTCCGACCAGGTGCATAATTGCATTGACAAGGCGGCCGTGATTCTTGGCATCGGCCTGAATCATGTCCGTCACATCCCCTGTGATGCGCAGTTTCGGATGCGGATGGATCTCCTTAAGGAGGCCGTTCTCCAGGACCGTCGCGAGGGCTTCAGCCCTTTCTGCGTGGTGGGTTCGGCGGGAACCATCACGACCGGGGCGATCGATCCCCTTGAGGAACTGGCGGATTTTTGCGGAGAGGAAGGTCTTTGGCTTCACATCGACGGAGCCTATGGCGCCCTGACAATACTCAGCGAAAGAAGACGTGCCCCTTTGCTGCCCGCAGGCCGGGCGCATTCGCTGTCCCTCGACCCGCACAAATTCCTCTTCGCTCCCCTGGAAGCCGGGTGCGTCCTTGTCCGGCGGGCTAAAGACATGCGGACAACCTTCAGCTTCGTTCCCACTTATCTCTCGATGTTTTCTGATCCCGATTTTCTGAACTATGCGGAATATGGCCCCCAGCTCTCGCGGAGTTTCAAGGCGCTGAAGGTGTGGTGGTCATTGCGGGCCTTTGGACGAAGGGCCTACGCGAAGGCGATCGACGATCTCTGTGACCTTGCCTTATACATGGCACAGCGAATTCAAGCCGAACCGGAGCTGGAGTTGCTGGCGCCGGTCACCTTGAACGCGGTGTGTGTCCGCTGCCGCAATCTTTCCGATGTCCAGAATGAACGTGTCCTTGCCCGCCTGCTGTCCGAAGGGGTTGCCTTCCTCGGCAGGGCTGAGGTGCGGGGGAAATTCAGTCTTCGGGCCTGTTTCATGAATTTGCGGACCACAAGGGACGATGTCGATCGCATTCTTGAGGAAATGATCCGTATCGGACAGGAAGAGAGGACAGCTTGA
- a CDS encoding plasmid pRiA4b ORF-3 family protein, translating into MSKKRTRIIYQFRIELLEIEPTIWRVIQVPSDYSFWDLHVAIQDAMGWLDCHLHAFHVRMPHTRMGIEIGIPDDEEFERSVLPGWEVPMTEFFTEPGKSAIYDYDFGDGWSHSVLLEAVMLKEEGRKYPRCIAGERACPPEDCGGVHGYYELIKIISDPDHPEYEEYMVWLTRYKKKGRPYAPGTFNPEEVKFWNPKKRWEIAFSG; encoded by the coding sequence ATGTCAAAGAAACGTACCCGCATCATTTATCAGTTCCGGATTGAGTTGCTTGAGATAGAACCAACGATTTGGCGGGTCATACAAGTGCCGTCTGATTACTCCTTCTGGGATTTGCATGTTGCGATACAGGATGCAATGGGCTGGCTTGACTGCCATCTGCATGCATTCCATGTCCGAATGCCGCACACGAGGATGGGCATCGAGATCGGTATTCCGGATGACGAGGAATTTGAACGCTCAGTACTTCCCGGATGGGAAGTGCCTATGACCGAATTTTTCACTGAGCCCGGGAAATCGGCAATCTACGATTATGACTTCGGCGACGGTTGGTCGCACAGTGTCCTTCTTGAAGCTGTCATGCTCAAAGAAGAGGGGCGTAAGTATCCCCGATGCATTGCCGGTGAGCGGGCGTGTCCACCGGAAGACTGCGGAGGAGTCCATGGATATTATGAACTGATCAAAATCATATCTGATCCAGACCATCCGGAATATGAAGAGTACATGGTATGGCTCACGCGTTACAAGAAAAAAGGCCGCCCCTATGCACCCGGCACGTTCAATCCTGAGGAGGTAAAGTTCTGGAATCCAAAGAAAAGGTGGGAAATTGCCTTTTCAGGGTAA
- a CDS encoding TIGR04076 family protein, with protein MAKDPGIGKKMIATVMSVKGDCSAGHVKDDTFEISCHNPAGLCGFFFHDIFPSLSTFQFGGNLPWWEGDVIELKCPDSDNLVTLKVERFERG; from the coding sequence ATGGCAAAAGATCCAGGAATAGGCAAAAAAATGATCGCCACGGTGATGAGCGTCAAAGGGGATTGCAGTGCGGGTCATGTGAAGGACGATACCTTTGAGATCAGTTGTCACAATCCGGCCGGGTTATGTGGATTTTTCTTTCATGATATTTTCCCCAGTCTTTCCACCTTCCAGTTCGGAGGAAATCTCCCCTGGTGGGAAGGGGATGTGATCGAGTTGAAATGTCCGGACAGCGATAATCTCGTCACCTTGAAAGTGGAGAGATTTGAGCGGGGTTGA